DNA sequence from the Lachancea thermotolerans CBS 6340 chromosome H complete sequence genome:
ATAGATCATATCAGACGAAACAAAGTTTCAGAATGACGTCATTTTGCCATAATCGCATCACGTGCCGAGGAAGGCCCAGAAACCGGATATTGTCCACTTTCCATAGTTGGCGAAGCGGCCGTGTGGTCCTGACGCCGCGAATTGCTCGGCGTGCAGAGGCGGTGCTGTTTTGCGGTGTGTGCGCAGCTGTGCGCGACATCTTTGGCAACATGGCGCTGCTCTCCAGGCGGGCCTCTCGGGCGGGGCGCCTTCCACGCGCTGCGGGCGCGACAGGAGTTACAGACCCTGACCGTTGACactggtcacgtgatatgaGCAGAGCTCGAGAGTAGCGCGCATCGCTTTCGTTATGTTATTAATGGTGTTGGTGTTGGTGTTGGTGCTCGGTTGACGGGGCCGCTGGTGCCGGTGCTCGCCTGGCGGCGCTGTTGCCGGTGCCGAGACGCCCAGGCTCGTGTCGCACATGTCGCGTGGCTCGTAAGACAACCTTCCGGCcaacttttctctttctACAACTTAAGGTCTTGTTACAACGCGTCATTATACAGTTTAGGGGCCTCGCAAGACTAGCACGCTACAACACGTACAGGCACAGAGCGGAGCCTGCGCATCCAAGGATGAAGGGCAGCAGCcccagctgctgcttccACTCGGCCAGCGCGAAGCGCGACCAATGGGCGACGGAGTCCATGAAGGTCGCGCTGCCCGCGACGTCCTTGACCGCGTAGGCAGCCTCGTCGGAAAACGACGGCTGCCACTGGgcgagcagcagcgcgaacAGCGCCTTGCTGATGTGGAAGACCATGGGGTCCACGGGAACGTCCGGCAGGTCGTAGCGGATGAAATTGATGTAGTAGCCTACCAGCGCTGGCGTGATGAGAGACCATACGGACCAGAACCCGAGCAACGCGCTCACCTCCCTCCAGCTGGAGCCGATCGCGACGAAGGGAGACGCCGCGGAAAACTCGAGGTGCTTGCTGATGACGTAAACATACGCCTCGATGGCCAAAAACACGACGTCCACCGCGGGGATCGTCGACAGCGCATCCTGCACGTTCTCGTTGGCCTCGATAGTGCGCGACTGCACGTCCTGTAGAAACtcgttgaacttgaaggcgAAGGAGCCGCGCGCGGGCGTGACACGCGAGAAGTCCAGCTGCGAGAACCAGTTCTGGAAGGGCGTGCCTCGAGGCATCTTGTGGCCGGGCTCCGACTCGTCCTCGGAGCTCGTGCCCTCGCTGGTACCGTCGCTGGTACCGTCGCTGGTGCCTTCGCTGGTGGTGCCGTCGCTGACCGCGCTAGTTTCGCTCGCGTCGCTGTGCGCGGCCTCGGCCTCGAGCGCCACGCGCTCCGCGTCCTCGTAGTAAGTGGCGAGCTCTGGGAACTCGTTCAGGTCCAAGGGCCCGTCCAGTTGCCGCAGGTGCTTGTCGATGGCATTTGCGATGACGGCCTTGGTAGACGCTTGCGACGCGTGAAGGTCCAGCTTGTCCGCGAGGTCTAGTAGTTCGATTTTCTTCCACGTCTTGAAGGACATTGTGCTGGTGAAGAACAGGAGCGGGGAGTCGAAGGGAGCCGGGCTCTCGGGTTGCGTCTGACTTCTTTGTGGAAGGGGTCGACGGGGGTCTTTGCATTGGATGTTTACATTGTCCTAATCGGCAAAATTATGGAGGCACCCGTGCAGGATGAGGACCGCTGGAGGGGAGTAACTGTCCACGGCGGCAGGCCTGCGGCGGGCGGGTAACTTGTAGTGCAGCGGTCATGTGATTATGTCACGTGCGGGCACGTGCCGTACCGCGCCGCCCCTCACGTGATACCGCGCCCAGCGGCTACAGCCCGCCCGTGCTCCGGTGGTGGTGgcgagcccgcgcccgcgccgcgcgcgggcACTCGACACGAACGTCCTCGCGAGCTGAAACAGCGCAATGGGTGTCCCTGAGCCGGCCAACCTGGCGCTTTTTCAGCGCTCTGCCAGCAGCCCAGGGTCCGTCCGCACGCTAAACGAGCAGCGCCCGGCGCGAGAACCGTAGGCCCTTGCCTCGTATCACTGCTCACGACGTGGAAGTCCGCGCCCGCCGCTGCCCACTTGACTTCAAGGCCGCCGGCACAAACGCCGCGCCCGCTGCCCTCACAAGGAGGCTCCAAAGTGCGCGCGGCCTGCGAAaggccgcgcgcgcgaCGTCGTGTTGCTACCGCACGTCTCGCTCGTATAGCCGGAGCGCTGACACCAATATCACAGCGCACGAAACACCGCGCCGGTGCCCAGACCcaggtcacgtgcgcaAAAGTCGCCCACGCAGCGGCGCTCGCCTCACACACGGCGCCCGCTCCGCGACCGCGCGTCCAAGCTGGCCCATGCTCGCCGCCGTATAGCGGCAGCCCGCGCCCGTACACCACAGGCctgcgccagcgccgcaCCTGCCAATCTTATCGAGCCTAGGGCGTTTCCCTGCTCCTACCCTCGACGTGTGCGCCTAACCTTATCGCAGCGGTCCCACAGCGGCCTATCACTGGtcgcgcacgtgaccgaCCGTTTAGATTAGATCAGCGACGCGCCGGGCAAACACGCGCGCTCGCCTAGTACGACGTACACGTACATAGTGAGTAATAATCAAAAAGCATGGGCATCGGGCTTGCTCGCCCACACGACAACCACACGCCTGCAAAAACGCACGCTCGCTcgcgcgctcgcgctctcGTACTCGCGTCCTCCCCgtgccgccgctgccggACCTCTAAACTCCTCAGGCCGCGCGAGATGTCACCATGAACGAACCGCTAGCTCATATTTTCCTCGCTCTCGCACGCCCGCCTATCCGAGCGAATTAGAAAAAAATTCTCGTTGCGGCAAATCACAATAAACAAATGTGCACGGGCCGTGAGTTCCGGTTTCCCGTTTCGAAATgagagaaaaaaaatacGAGAATATATAAAGGAGGTCGTTTCAGAATAATTAGGAGaaatttttgttcttggctTGGATTCAGTGCACACGTACTTGTTCTGGTTCTAGCAACACACACGCAAACAAGCACACACACGCCCCTGTCCCCAAATGATCCCAGCCGGAGTTATTCTAGTGTTCATCCTGGTCGGGTTGTCCGCAATTGCGATCATCTTGACCATCGCCTACAAGAAAATCCAGGCGAGAAAGAGAGGCTTGCAGAAGTTCTAAGCGTCTGAGCGGTTACGCCGGACTTTTTTTATTACGATTGCTTGCTTAATCTGCGGATGCTAGGGTGTGGGTGAACGCGTGGATGTGTTTTTCGTGTGCTTGTGTGTGCGTGCGTGTGTGTGTTTCAGTGTGCGTCTAAGTGTGTGCCCGTGTGCGCGATGTGCGTGCTCTGCTTGTGTGCGGGTGTGTGCCCGCGTGCTTGCTCGTGTTCGTGCTCGTGCTAGTgcaatttttttttcttcgtttGGGAGGGTTCGCGTGTGCGGCGGAAGCTCGGCGGCAGGGGACTCTGTGTGTGTGAGTTCCCGGCTGGCGGCCTGACGCCTCGCGTGCTCTCCGAAGCGGCGTGTGTGCGCAGTTTTTTTTGTAGGTGTTGTTATgtgtattttttttataaTTGTAATAGCGTGTGCCAACAAAATTTAGAAAAGTTTTGGAGCGCCAGTGGGCTCTAGCTGCTTTTGGGCTTGAGAACCGCTCTCGCGCCTTCGCCTGCGCTCACAGTGCGATAGGTTAATGTTATACGCTACATACCCGTAGACGCTACGGGGTCCCGGACCCCAGCCGGCTCCTTCGACCGCCGCCTACTCCAGGACGCTCCGCACAAACCCGATGGTCTCGTCCAGCTCGCCCTGGCTCGCGCGCGCGTCGCGCCACTCCGCCGTCCCGCTGCGGTGGTACATTGTTGCGTTCGCCACGCACACCTGGAGCCACGCCTGCAGCTCCAGGATGCTCGCAGGCGTGCGTTGGCGTATCAGCTCCAGGTCCAGCCGCTCGCGCaccgcgcccgcggcgTGCCCGGGGCTCTCCAGGTACATCTTGGACCGCGGGTGCTCCTCGAACTTGTTCAGCAGCGTATCCCTGCAAAGCACCAGGAGCCGCGTGCGCTGCGACGTGGTCTTGTCCTTTATCAGCGCGTCGATCGCGGGCTCGCTCTCCTTCACGCGCTCTACTAGTTCTTGTTTGAGCCTTTCGTACAGCGTAAACAGTGTATCTCGCATCTCGCCCAGCTGCAAGTTGTAGAATGTCAATTGCCCGTCCGTGAGCGACGTCTTCTTGGGGAACAGGCGTTTGATCGTTTCCAGGATGTCGTGCACCGACAGCACCTGCTTCCCGGTGCTCGGCACTAGCTTGTGCACCAGCGCGTTTTCGTTGATCTCTGTCTGCAGCCGCACCAACGAGACACGGTTGGTCCTGTTTTGGACCAGCAGTGTGTACAGGGTCTGTAGCACTATGATCTCGTCCATTCCGGGTCTGCCTGAGCGCCGCAACTCACGGTTTGTGCGCTGCCGAGATGTCCGCAGCTCGCCATGTCgctcttgaaatttcaagcaGGGAAACGCATCGCGTTCACAACCAACACAAACACCAAACCGATGCCCCGAGAAACACCAACAGCGGTGCCCGAAAGCGTTCCGCTGCACCACACTGCTCTGCAGGTGTTCCACGACTGGAGGCCCAGCGACATTAGCGCGATTCTCAACGAAACCAGATCGCAGTTCTCTCAGCTGCTTGACCAGCTCTCAGAGGTAAATGCCACGAGCCCGGATGTGGTGGACACGCTTACACAGACGTTCCGAGAATTCCGACACCTTGAAGCACAGCAGAATAGCCTACAGAACAACATCGACCTTGCAAAGTCCAAGTACCGCTCGCAGTGCGAAGAACTACCGCCCGTGACCTGGGAGACATGGGATGCGTACCGAGAAGGCGAGCTGCGCGCCCCGCATCTCCTGCACGTTTTCGAAGAGACAGAGCGAGACTCTGAGTCGCAGCCGCCACCGGCCAACAGCGCTGACGAACTTTCGCGGCTCTACCGCGCTCTCCCCCACATCGCAGCTGATCCTCAGTGCATCCTTCCGGACGAGGCGGCAGATGACGATGTGCAGATCGCGGGAGGACAGATTGAACTTGCCTGCCCGATCACCTGCAAGCCCTTCCAGCGGCCCATGATATCGCGCAAATGTGGGCACGTTTTCGACCACGCCGGTATCGAGCAGTACTTGAGTGCGCAATCTACCAGAGACTGCCCGCAGGGCGCGTGCGGACAAAAAGTATCCATGCGCGACTTCGTTCCCGACAGGCTCATGGAGCTCCGCTGTAAGATAACACGCGCTCGCGAAGGCTCCCGCAAGGCTCAGCGTGCCCTGGAGAACGTTGTCCCCATCTAAGCTGCCTGGATGGTCATCGCTACTAGTCACGTGCTACAAAGAGCTTAGTTTTCGATGCTTCAAGCCTTCAACGTTGAGTTGAAATACCTGTGATGCCCAAGAGCAGACATCGAGCCAATGCCCGGGTTACCGCCCACTTTTAAGTCTCTCTTCAGAAACGCGTCTAATCCACCCGCTAAAGTTGAGCTTCTCTGT
Encoded proteins:
- the GTT3 gene encoding Gtt3p (some similarities with uniprot|P39996 Saccharomyces cerevisiae YEL017W GTT3 Protein of unknown function with a possible role in glutathione metabolism as suggested by computational analysis of large-scale protein- protein interaction data GFP-fusion protein localizes to the nuclear periphery), whose protein sequence is MSFKTWKKIELLDLADKLDLHASQASTKAVIANAIDKHLRQLDGPLDLNEFPELATYYEDAERVALEAEAAHSDASETSAVSDGTTSEGTSDGTSDGTSEGTSSEDESEPGHKMPRGTPFQNWFSQLDFSRVTPARGSFAFKFNEFLQDVQSRTIEANENVQDALSTIPAVDVVFLAIEAYVYVISKHLEFSAASPFVAIGSSWREVSALLGFWSVWSLITPALVGYYINFIRYDLPDVPVDPMVFHISKALFALLLAQWQPSFSDEAAYAVKDVAGSATFMDSVAHWSRFALAEWKQQLGLLPFILGCAGSALCLYVL
- the EAF5 gene encoding Eaf5p (weakly similar to uniprot|P39995 Saccharomyces cerevisiae YEL018W EAF5 Esa1p-associated factor subunit of the NuA4 acetyltransferase complex); the encoded protein is MDEIIVLQTLYTLLVQNRTNRVSLVRLQTEINENALVHKLVPSTGKQVLSVHDILETIKRLFPKKTSLTDGQLTFYNLQLGEMRDTLFTLYERLKQELVERVKESEPAIDALIKDKTTSQRTRLLVLCRDTLLNKFEEHPRSKMYLESPGHAAGAVRERLDLELIRQRTPASILELQAWLQVCVANATMYHRSGTAEWRDARASQGELDETIGFVRSVLE
- the MMS21 gene encoding SUMO ligase MMS21 (similar to uniprot|P38632 Saccharomyces cerevisiae YEL019C MMS21 Protein involved in DNA repair mutants are sensitive to the alkylating agent methyl methanesulfonate and show increased spontaneous mutation and mitotic recombination), translated to MSLLKFQAGKRIAFTTNTNTKPMPRETPTAVPESVPLHHTALQVFHDWRPSDISAILNETRSQFSQLLDQLSEVNATSPDVVDTLTQTFREFRHLEAQQNSLQNNIDLAKSKYRSQCEELPPVTWETWDAYREGELRAPHLLHVFEETERDSESQPPPANSADELSRLYRALPHIAADPQCILPDEAADDDVQIAGGQIELACPITCKPFQRPMISRKCGHVFDHAGIEQYLSAQSTRDCPQGACGQKVSMRDFVPDRLMELRCKITRAREGSRKAQRALENVVPI